From the genome of Tsukamurella pulmonis:
ATTCGGTGAGGTCGTCCAACGCGTTGTTGACACGCGTCGCGAGCCATCCGAACAGTGCTCCGTAATCACCGTCTCCGACCCGGTTCGATGCCGACGTGCTACCGGCGGCGCTCACCGTGGCCGCCACGTCGTTCAGCACCTTCTCGTGCGCGGCGACGGTGGCCGGGTCGATTCGGCAGTCGGTCATTTCTCCCCCGCTCCCGTGTACTGATCCCAGAAGTCCAGGTCCGGGTAGAACTCGGTGGCTATCGAGTGGACCTCCCTGGCCGCGGCCTTTTCGGCCAGGGAGGCCGCCGTCATGATCTCCGCGCCGAGAGCCTCCCCCGAGAGCTCCATGGCGCGTCCAGCGATCACTACCCCCGTGAGCCGTCCCCCCATTCCGACGGTGACCCGCACGCCCCCACGCGCGGCCGTCCCGGTGCCCGTTACCCGGGCCAATCGCTCACGGACCTCGTTTGCCTGCTCGAACGTCTTCTCCGCCCCCGCGGCGTCCGACCAGAACTGCGGTGTCGCCTCCAACTCGTCCCCCCGATCTCGTTGGTTTTTCCTCCGCATCAATTAGACGCACCGGCTCGGGGAACGGTTCCGAAAAAGTTTCGCGCCGGCCGTCGGGCGGCGCAGGCCCTGCCTGGGACGCGCGCCAGCGACACCGAGTTCCGGCGCTGACCTGCACGTTAGCCGGTAATCAGTCAGTCGTGCTTGTTTTCGACGAGACGGTTCTGATTAAGTGGTGTTCAACAAGCCCGCAGAACCCCTGCAGAAAGGTGGTCACCCCATGGCCGCACGCCGCCGCTCGAGCTGGATGAACGAGGAGCTCGACGCCCTCCGCGACCTCGCGGACAAGTTCCTGGCCAAGGAGCTCACGCCGAACGTCGAGAAGTTCGCCGAGCAGCACCACGTAGACCGCGACCTGTGGAACAAGGCCGGCGAGCTCGGCCTGCTGTGCCTGTCGATCCCGGAGGAGTACGGCGGCGGTGGCGGCGACTTCCGCCACGAGTCGGTGCTCATCGCCGCGCAGGCGCAGGCCTTCGACACCAGCTGGGGCGTCTCGCTGCACAACGGCATCGTCGCGCACTACATCCTCGCGTACGGCACCGAGGAGCAGAAGCAGCAGTGGCTGCCGAAGATGGCCTCCGGCGAGGCCGTCGGCGCCATCGCCATGACCGAGCCCGGCACCGGCTCGGACCTGCAGAACGTCAAGACCCGCGCCATCAAGACCGGCGGCGAGTACGTGATCAACGGCAGCAAGACCTTCATCACGAACGGCCAGCAGGCCGACATCGTCGTGCTGGTCTGCAAGACCGACCCCGATCAGGGCGCCGCCGGCATCTCGCTGATCCTGGTCGAAGCCGACCGCGAGGGCTTCCGCAAGGGCAACATCCTCAACAAGATCGGCCAGAAGGGCCAGGACACCTCGGAGCTCTTCTTCGACGACGTCCACGTGCCCGTCGAGAACCTGCTCGGCACCGAAGAGGGCCAGGGCTTCTACCAGCTCATGCAGCAGCTCCCCCAGGAGCGCCTCATCATCGGCCAGGCGTGCGTCGCCGGCATGGAGGTCATCTTCGAGGAGACCCTGCGCTACACCAAGGAGCGCGAGGCCTTCGGCCGCCCCATCTTCGGCTTCCAGAACACCAAGTTCAAGCTCGCCGAGGCGCTCACCGAGGCCACCATCGCGCGCGTCTTCGTCGACGACTGCATCGAGAAGCACGTCAAGGGCGAGCTGGACATCCCCACCGTCGCCATGGCGAAGTGGTGGACCTCGGACCGCGCCCAGGAGGTCGCCTCCGAGTGCCTGCAGCTCTTCGGCGGCTACGGCTACATGGCCGAGTACCCGGCGGCGCGC
Proteins encoded in this window:
- a CDS encoding acyl-CoA dehydrogenase family protein, translating into MAARRRSSWMNEELDALRDLADKFLAKELTPNVEKFAEQHHVDRDLWNKAGELGLLCLSIPEEYGGGGGDFRHESVLIAAQAQAFDTSWGVSLHNGIVAHYILAYGTEEQKQQWLPKMASGEAVGAIAMTEPGTGSDLQNVKTRAIKTGGEYVINGSKTFITNGQQADIVVLVCKTDPDQGAAGISLILVEADREGFRKGNILNKIGQKGQDTSELFFDDVHVPVENLLGTEEGQGFYQLMQQLPQERLIIGQACVAGMEVIFEETLRYTKEREAFGRPIFGFQNTKFKLAEALTEATIARVFVDDCIEKHVKGELDIPTVAMAKWWTSDRAQEVASECLQLFGGYGYMAEYPAARFWVDNRVQMIYAGTNEIMKEIIARTL
- a CDS encoding YbaB/EbfC family nucleoid-associated protein, with the translated sequence MEATPQFWSDAAGAEKTFEQANEVRERLARVTGTGTAARGGVRVTVGMGGRLTGVVIAGRAMELSGEALGAEIMTAASLAEKAAAREVHSIATEFYPDLDFWDQYTGAGEK